One Rosa chinensis cultivar Old Blush chromosome 5, RchiOBHm-V2, whole genome shotgun sequence genomic region harbors:
- the LOC112164783 gene encoding G2/mitotic-specific cyclin S13-7, producing the protein MDTRAVLPPQPRGDGKVHGEAPRRNQRVALRDRTNVEAGQVEIKGKPPVQNNRPMTRRFHAELLANNAQKNNVNQVLGVVDKAAQNRKCAPTKNVTEKVTDEEKEKPVNRSKPVQGPRKEVKAFTSTLTARSKAMACGVTNKPKEQIVDFDAADVNDELAVVEYVDELYKFYKLDEDGSRVGDYLDKQPDLNSKMRSILVDWLIDVHRKFELTPETFYLTVNIIDRFLSRRMVTRRELQLVGISSMVIASKYEEVWAPQVEDFVCLSDYTYTGSQIRAMEKAILEKLGWYLTVPTPYVFLARYIKASISPDDEMRHMVFFLAELGALDYRTTIRYSPSMIAAAAVYAARCTLNKKSFWTETLKHHTGYSEEQLRECAKVLVGFHLKAAESDLKAVYRKYSKPEYGAVAGLTPARSFQSSS; encoded by the exons ATGGACACCAGAGCAGTCCTTCCTCCACAACCCAGAG GGGATGGTAAAGTCCATGGAGAAGCACCAAGAAGGAACCAGCGAGTAGCTCTTCGAGACAGGACCAATGTTGAGGCAGGTCAGGTCGAAATCAAAGGGAAGCCCCCTGTTCAGAACAATCGCCCCATGACAAGGAGATTTCATGCCGAACTGTTAGCAAACAATGCACAGAAGAACAATGTG AACCAAGTGCTCGGTGTTGTAGACAAGGCAGCTCAGAATAGAAAATGCGCCCCTACAAAGAATGTTACTGAGAAGGTAACTGATGAAGAGAAGGAGAAGCCTGTCAATAGAAGCAAGCCAGTACAAGGTCCAAGGAAGGAAGTCAAGGCTTTCACTTCAACTCTAACAGCTCGAAGCAAG GCTATGGCTTGTGGAGTCACCAACAAGCCAAAAGAGCAGATTGTGGATTTTGACGCAGCTGATGTCAATGATGAACTGGCAGTTGTTGAGTACGTTGATGAATTGTACAAGTTCTACAAACTTGATGAG GATGGCAGCCGAGTTGGAGATTACTTGGACAAACAGCCAGATCTTAATTCGAAGATGAGGTCTATCCTTGTAGACTGGCTGATAGATGTTCACAGGAAATTTGAACTAACGCCCGAAACATTCTACCTCACTGTGAATATAATTGACCGATTCCTTTcaaggaggatggtaactaggAGGGAACTTCAGCTAGTTGGCATTAGTTCCATGGTGATAGCCTCCAAGTATGAGGAAGTTTGGGCTCCACAG GTTGAGGATTTTGTGTGCTTATCAGACTATACATATACCGGCAGTCAGATTCGTGCAATGGAGAAAGCAATCCTGGAGAAGTTGGGGTGGTATTTGACAGTTCCTACACCTTATGTCTTTCTTGCTAGATACATCAAAGCATCCATTTCACCTGATGATGAG ATGAGGCATATGGTTTTCTTTCTAGCTGAACTTGGAGCCTTGGATTATCGAACAACCATACGGTACTCCCCATCCATGATAGCTGCTGCAGCCGTCTATGCTGCCCGCTGTACCCTCAACAAGAAGAGTTTCTGGACTGAAACTTTGAAGCACCACACTGGTTACTCTGAAGAACAGTTGAG GGAATGTGCCAAGGTCTTGGTTGGCTTTCACTTGAAGGCTGCTGAAAGTGATCTTAAAGCTGTTTATCGGAAATACTCAAAACCTGAATATGGTGCTGTTGCTGGTCTTACTCCTGCCCGAAGTTTTCAGTCCTCTTCATGA
- the LOC112164782 gene encoding pentatricopeptide repeat-containing protein At5g59600, which yields MKTPSFSLFKFSPDHFALCLQNCLKAKTLRQGKQVHAVLLSSGVDMNLLSLSSKLVGMYASCGDVSSARKVFDKIPKPNVFSLNWMVFASAFNGWFEQAIGYFCLMRELGIVANKFSFPVMLKVCVGLMDLNKGKEVHAVVYKMGFEKDVALGNALVDMYCKCGSLCYGHRVFDRMFERDVASWTSMICGYCNVGRTDQAAMLFERMKLDGLEPNDFTWNAMIAGYARSGDSNRAYVLLSRMTKEGLVPDLVTWNAIISGFSQSQEAGEALKLFSAMLVSGIKPNLVTITGLLPACGVLGSVERGREIHGLICRMGFDINVFVASALIDMYSKCGSVKNARSVFDWTPVYNVASWNAMIGCYGKHGMVDSAVELFERMQEGGVQANEVTLSCVLSACSHSGSVEKGLEIFRSMKESHGVEASKEHYGCVVDLLCRSGKMVEAYEFVKSIPLEVTESIIGALLNGCKVHGRRDLAKLMAQDILKMELKRPGGFVTLSNIYAADGEWEEVEYVRKVMKQRKVLKKPGFSSLD from the coding sequence ATGAAAACACCATCTTTCTCATTGTTCAAGTTCTCCCCAGACCATTTCGCTCTTTGCTTGCAAAACTGCCTGAAAGCAAAGACTCTGAGACAAGGGAAGCAAGTCCATGCAGTGTTGTTATCATCTGGGGTTGACATGAACTTGTTATCTTTGAGCTCAAAGCTTGTGGGGATGTATGCAAGTTGTGGGGACGTGAGTTCTGCACGGAAGGTGTTCGATAAAATTCCCAAACCAAATGTGTTTTCATTGAATTGGATGGTGTTTGCTTCGGCGTTTAATGGGTGGTTTGAGCAAGCAATTGGGTACTTTTGTTTGATGCGAGAGTTGGGAATTGTTGCCAATAAGTTCAGTTTTCCGGTCATGCTTAAAGTGTGTGTTGGTTTGATGGATTTGAATAAGGGAAAGGAAGTTCATGCTGTGGTGTATAAGATGGGGTTTGAAAAGGATGTTGCTTTGGGGAATGCATTGGTGGATATGTATTGCAAATGTGGAAGCTTGTGTTATGGTCATCGAGTTTTTGATCGAATGTTTGAAAGAGATGTGGCTTCTTGGACATCTATGATCTGTGGGTATTGTAATGTAGGAAGGACTGATCAAGCGGCAATGTTGTTTGAGAGGATGAAGTTGGATGGATTGGAACCAAATGATTTCACATGGAATGCAATGATAGCTGGGTATGCTCGGAGTGGAGATAGCAATCGAGCATATGTGCTACTATCTAGGATGACTAAAGAAGGATTGGTTCCtgatttggttacatggaatgCAATAATTTCAGGTTTTTCCCAAAGCCAGGAGGCAGGTGAAGCTCTTAAGTTGTTCAGTGCTATGTTAGTGTCTGGAATTAAGCCCAACCTTGTCACTATCACAGGATTGCTCCCAGCTTGTGGAGTGCTTGGTTCAGTTGAAAGAGGGAGAGAAATTCATGGATTGATATGTAGGATGGGATTTGACATAAATGTCTTTGTTGCTAGTGCTCTTATTGACATGTACTCGAAATGTGGCAGTGTGAAAAATGCTCGAAGTGTATTTGACTGGACTCCTGTATACAATGTTGCGTCGTGGAATGCAATGATTGGATGTTATGGTAAGCACGGTATGGTTGATTCTGCGGTAGAGCTTTTCGAAAGAATGCAAGAGGGAGGAGTTCAGGCTAATGAAGTGACTTTGAGTTGTGTACTTTCTGCATGCAGCCATAGTGGTTCTGTAGAAAAGGGTTTAGAGATATTCAGGTCCATGAAAGAGAGCCATGGAGTTGAGGCAAGTAAAGAACATTATGGTTGTGTCGTCGATCTCTTGTGCCGTTCAGGGAAGATGGTAGAAGCTTATGAGTTTGTGAAGTCCATTCCTTTAGAAGTCACTGAATCCATTATTGGAGCTTTGCTGAACGGGTGTAAAGTCCATGGAAGAAGAGATCTTGCTAAATTGATGGCTCAGGATATTCTGAAAATGGAGTTAAAGAGACCTGGAGGTTTTGTAACACTCTCAAATATCTATGCTGCTGATGGAGAATGGGAAGAAGTTGAGTATGTAAGGAAGGTGATGAAGCAGAGGAAGGTCCTTAAGAAACCTGGATTTAGTTCACTCGATTAA
- the LOC112164784 gene encoding uncharacterized protein LOC112164784: MGRGRGKGKRLTVTNHDDPGSGEEEKIPAQKRRGRPLKPLKDEIDEEEIEKVEADDIENAKVGIPSKEIKSPSAAENGKKRKRYSQAKEKSDSVKEENGNGTRSSTDDSTKSNGFRHNGSRRKNKPRRAAEAGVECK, translated from the coding sequence ATGGGGAGAGGTAGAGGAAAGGGAAAGAGGTTAACTGTCACCAATCATGATGATCCTGGAAGCGGCGAGGAAGAGAAAATACCCGCACAAAAGAGAAGAGGAAGACCACTAAAGCCTTTAAAGGATGAgattgatgaagaagaaatagaaaaagtaGAAGCAGATGATATTGAGAATGCAAAGGTGGGTATTCCAAGTAAGGAGATAAAAAGCCCCTCTGCAGCAGAGAATGGAAAGAAGAGGAAGCGGTATTCACAGGCCAAGGAGAAGTCAGATTCAGTGAAGGAGGAAAACGGTAATGGAACACGATCAAGTACAGATGACTCAACTAAATCTAATGGATTTCGGCATAATGGGAGCAGGCGGAAAAATAAACCCCGTCGAGCCGCTGAGGCTGGGGTTGAATGCAAGTGA